CAGCTTGAAAATGCGTTCTCGGACAAGTCCGCCGAGCCTGAGGTCCTGAAGCGGTTGCTGGCCGATGCCGAAGCCTTGCGTGCCCAGCTGCGGCAGACACATCTTGAAGCGCATCTGGAAACCGCGCCACTGCTGACACGGCACCAGAAGATGCTTTATGCGAGGCTGCGCGGCTACGACACGGGAAACGGTCATGACCACGGCGGTCATCACTGATCGCAGCAACCGTCACGCGACCGGGACGGATATGCCCGCAGATGAAATGGTGCTGCCGAATGAACCGGCAGCCTGTCAACGGGACACCGCCTGCTTACGCCTTCGCCTTCTTCTTCGGTCTGAGCACGTGCACATGGTCCGCGTCGTATAGCGCGCTGTCGCGGAAATCGGCGTCAGGTTCCAGGGCATGGCCGACAAAGATCAGCGCGGTGCGGGTGATCTTCGAGGCGCGCACCTTGTCGGCAATCGTTGACAGGGTGCCGTGAATGAACGCCTCGTCCGGCCAGCCGACCCGATAGGCGACAATCACAGGACAGTCCGCGCCGTAATGCGGCGTCAGCTGGCGTTCAACTTCGCGCAGATTGCGGATCGAAAGGTGAATGGCAAGCGTGGCGCCGCTCTTGCCGAACGTGTCAAGGTCCTCGTTGTTCGGCATTGCGGAGGATTTCATCGCCGTGCGGGTGACAATGATGCTCTGCGCGACTTCCGGGATCGTCAGCTCTTTCTTAAGCGCGGCCGCCGCCGCGGCAAAAGCCGGCACGCCGGGGGTGACATCATAATCGATGCCGAGTTCGTTGAGCCGGCGCATCTGTTCTGCTGTCGCGCCATAGATGGACGGGTCGCCGGAGTGCACGCGGGCCACATCCTGGCCCTTGGCATGGGCCGCCTTGATCTCCTCGATGATCTCATCGAGCGTCATGGGCGCCGTGTCGATGACACGGGCGTCGTCCGGCGCCGCGGCAACAATCTGTTCAGGCACCAGCGATCCGGCATAGAGGCAGACCGGACAGGACTGGATCAGCTTCAGGCCGCGCACGGTGATGAGATCCGGATCACCCGGTCCGGCGCCGATGAAATGGACGGTCATGTTGTTTCTTCCGTTTTGGGGGCGTCTTCCGGGGCAGTGTCTTCCGTGGTCTCAGCCGGGGCTGTTTCAGGCTCCGGGCTTTCCGGCCGCGGCGCATCGATCCGCTTGGCATACCCGCGCGGGGTGTAGACGAAGGGCTGTCCGTCGCCGCGCATCACGGTGCGGGTGTTGGTCGAACCGATCAGCACTGTGGTCAGCATGTCGACATCATCGACGCTGAGAGCATGCAGGTTGGTCACCCGGATGGTTTCTTCCGGCCGGCCCAGATTGACCCCGAGAATGACGGGCGTCGCTGCGGACCTGTGTTCCAGCAGGATTTCCTTGGCAGCTGCCAATTGGGTCCGGCGCCGTTTGGAGACCGGATTGTAGAAGGCAATCACGAAGTCGCCTTCAGCCGCAGCCTTCAGACGTTTCTCGATGACTTCCCAGGGGGTCAAAAGGTCGGAGAGCGAAATGGCGCAGAAGTCATGGCCGAGCGGTGCACCGATGCGGGCCGAACAGGCCTGCAGCGCGGAAATGCCCGGTGCATTGGTGACGCTGACCCTTTTGGCGGCATCGGACACACCGCCATATTCCTCGTTCCGGTGCAGAAGTTCATAGACCAGCGCACCCATGGCGTAGATGCCGGCATCGCCGGAAGAAATCAGAGCGACATTCTTGCCCTTTCCGGCCTCTTCCAGGGCAAAACGCACCCGGTCCTCTTCTGCACCGAGCGGAAAATTGTGGTGCTTCTTGCCGGTGATGTGGTTTTCGACCAGGTCCAGATAAAGCGAATAGCCGACCACATCGGTCGCCTCGGCAAGAAGCTTCGTTGCCTCCGGTGTGCGCCAGTCGTCCTTGCCCGGCCCGATGCCGATGACGGAAAGATGGCCGCGCGGTCGGCCTGCCATCGAGACATCGATGGTCTTCGGTGAGCGGGTGATGGCGCAGGTGGCGTTTTCGGTCTTCTGCTTTTCCACCTTCAGCGTCGCGAAAGGCCCGGCCGCGGCAAGCGCGGCCCCTTCCGAGACACCGTAGCAGCCGACTTCCTTGAAGACGACGGGAGAGGGATTTTTCAGGCGCGGCGTTTCGCGCTGCAATTCCTCGGCGGTGAAGACCCGCAAGGGCACATCCAGATGGTCCGCCAGCGCATTGACGGCTGCTTCGTCGGCCTTCAGATCGATGGTGGCGACCACGGCAACGGCCCCAGGCGCGATGTCCGCTTCGGCCAGTTGAGCTTCGACCAGATCGATCAGTTCCTGTGGCTCGCAGCCACGGGCACTGCCGACACCGACAGCATAGCGCTGTGGATGGTAGACAAGCCGGGTCGGGCCGCCCTCGTCCGGTTCTTCGGTCGCGACAAGGGAAATCGCGGCCTCGTCTTCTTCCTTCAGCTTCGCCTCGCGCAGCCAGTCGGCCCGGCCTTCGATGCGCACGGAAGCGCCGGACAGCAGTTCGGCCATGACCGGCTTGGCATCCTCGTTATTGGCAAGACGCCAGCCCTTGGGCGGTTCGTCCAGCGCGATGCCAAGCTTGGTGTCGCCGGCGGTAGTCACCGCAGCGTGGCCGCCAAGCGCCTTGGCCAGAAGCCTTGCCAGTTCGTTGGCACCGCGATGGCCGCCGAGCAGCGGCACAATGCTGGAGCCGTCTTCTGAGACCGCGATCACCGGCGGTTCGGTGGTCTTGTCGGACAGCAGCGGGGCAAGCGCACGGATCAGGATGCCGCTGGCGCAGAAGCCGACGATCGGGTGCCCCGCCTGGAACAGGAGCTGGATATGGTCGATGGTCTCGTTGAACTGCGTGTCCGCCGTCGGCACGCGCCCCGCCAGCCCGTGGATGCGGGCGGTGGAAAAGCGTTTGGCGATTTCTTCTGCGGCGCCGAGGCCGGCCTCGTTCAGGACG
This genomic interval from Labrenzia sp. VG12 contains the following:
- the cobM gene encoding precorrin-4 C(11)-methyltransferase — encoded protein: MTVHFIGAGPGDPDLITVRGLKLIQSCPVCLYAGSLVPEQIVAAAPDDARVIDTAPMTLDEIIEEIKAAHAKGQDVARVHSGDPSIYGATAEQMRRLNELGIDYDVTPGVPAFAAAAAALKKELTIPEVAQSIIVTRTAMKSSAMPNNEDLDTFGKSGATLAIHLSIRNLREVERQLTPHYGADCPVIVAYRVGWPDEAFIHGTLSTIADKVRASKITRTALIFVGHALEPDADFRDSALYDADHVHVLRPKKKAKA
- the cobJ gene encoding precorrin-3B C(17)-methyltransferase, with translation MDASPILLVLNEAGLGAAEEIAKRFSTARIHGLAGRVPTADTQFNETIDHIQLLFQAGHPIVGFCASGILIRALAPLLSDKTTEPPVIAVSEDGSSIVPLLGGHRGANELARLLAKALGGHAAVTTAGDTKLGIALDEPPKGWRLANNEDAKPVMAELLSGASVRIEGRADWLREAKLKEEDEAAISLVATEEPDEGGPTRLVYHPQRYAVGVGSARGCEPQELIDLVEAQLAEADIAPGAVAVVATIDLKADEAAVNALADHLDVPLRVFTAEELQRETPRLKNPSPVVFKEVGCYGVSEGAALAAAGPFATLKVEKQKTENATCAITRSPKTIDVSMAGRPRGHLSVIGIGPGKDDWRTPEATKLLAEATDVVGYSLYLDLVENHITGKKHHNFPLGAEEDRVRFALEEAGKGKNVALISSGDAGIYAMGALVYELLHRNEEYGGVSDAAKRVSVTNAPGISALQACSARIGAPLGHDFCAISLSDLLTPWEVIEKRLKAAAEGDFVIAFYNPVSKRRRTQLAAAKEILLEHRSAATPVILGVNLGRPEETIRVTNLHALSVDDVDMLTTVLIGSTNTRTVMRGDGQPFVYTPRGYAKRIDAPRPESPEPETAPAETTEDTAPEDAPKTEETT